TAACGTTTTCTGTTGCTACCAAGCCTTTGCGTCTAGAACGACATTTTTGAGTACCAATAACATAGCTCATAAGCCCATCTGAAGAATGGCAAAATGACGTTGGTTGTCATGCAATACCGTACTGGTCATGCTTCTGGTCGGACTACGGTTTTCTACAGCGCAACACCCGTGCGTCAACTCCACCTCGAGCAACAGATTCCGTTAGAACCAGGAATGTGAAGGCCGAATGTGAAGGCCAGCCGCCGAGCTTATGAGCCCGCGCGCAGGCCCGTCAAGAGAGCTTTTTGGGTATAAGGGTGACGTCCTCGGTCTTGAACTCCCGGACGCCGGTTCGCATGACCTTCATCACCGCTTCGCAGTTGGGGTCCGGGCACATCACCCGATCATCCATCGTCATCCAGTCGTTCTCATCGGTCACGCGCTGCTTGGCGGGCAATAAGGGCAGCACCGACGCCAGAGCGTACATGCTGAAGGTCTTGCCCGCAGGGATGCTCAGGTTTTCCCCGGACAGCTCGAAGTAGTCACCCACGTGATGATTACAGATGTCCTCCAGGCCCTTTTTGACGCTCACGATCTCTACCTTGAGATCGTAGAGCTTGAATGTCCTTGTCTTAGGCATCAGGGGTTTAGGCATCAGGGGCTTAGGCATCAGGGCTGGTTTTGGTTCAGGTTGAACTTCATGATCTTGTTGTGCTTGCCGTCTCTATCACGCTCGAGTTCGTAGGCCGCGCCTGGAACCTCCGCGAAGCTGGTTCTTACGCTCTCTATCCTGCCGAGGTCACCTGGGGAGAGCTCGAGGCCGTCACGAAGCGCCAGGTGTTGTGCGAGATGGTTTACAGTTCTCACGCCGACGATGCAGGCGCGCACCGCCTCTCGCTGCAAGCAGTAGGCGCAGGCTACGGTGGCGACGTCCGTATGTCTTGCCGCCGCGATTTCCCCGAGCACCTCGAGCAGGTCTTGCAGCGCGTCCCAGCCACCTATCTCCTCGAGAATGAGCATGTACTTGGCGAGCGACCTGTTCTCGTAGGGCTCTTGCGGCGCTTCCTTGCCGAGATGACGCTCGGACAGCAGCCCGCCCGCGACGCTTCCGTAGCAGAGCAGGGCGATACCGTGGTCCTTGGCGAGCCCGGCAAGGCGCCCTTGGGGTCTACGGTCGAGGATGGAGTACTGCGTTTGCAGCGACGCGACACAGATGCCCCGAGCGATGATTTCCTCGAGGTGCCGGGCGTCGAAGTTGGTCAGGCCGATTTCTCGTATCTTGCCCCTTTGCTTGAGGTCGCCCAGGCTGTCTAAGGTCTCGAGGTAGCCGGGCACCCGGTAATCCCACCAGTGGAACTGCACCAGGTCCAAGCGCTCGAGCCCCAAGCGGGCGAGCGACCTGTCTATCGCCCGCTCGGTTTGCTGTGGGCTCAGCGAGGAAAGGGCGACCAGATCAGGCACGTATTTGGTGTGAACCGCGATGTCTTGGGGGCTGAGCTTGTTTGTCCTGATAAACGTTCCCAGCAGCTCTTCCACGCCCGTGTAGATGTCGGCGCAGTCGAAGACGCGAAAGCCGGCCTCATAATAGGCTTCCAGCACCTCCAGGCCCACGAGCTGCTGGCTGCTGTGCCCTTGGGCAAGCTGCC
This is a stretch of genomic DNA from Deinococcota bacterium. It encodes these proteins:
- a CDS encoding TIGR04076 family protein, which produces MPKPLMPKTRTFKLYDLKVEIVSVKKGLEDICNHHVGDYFELSGENLSIPAGKTFSMYALASVLPLLPAKQRVTDENDWMTMDDRVMCPDPNCEAVMKVMRTGVREFKTEDVTLIPKKLS
- a CDS encoding aldo/keto reductase, with product MKLDYLDNVIIGCWQLAQGHSSQQLVGLEVLEAYYEAGFRVFDCADIYTGVEELLGTFIRTNKLSPQDIAVHTKYVPDLVALSSLSPQQTERAIDRSLARLGLERLDLVQFHWWDYRVPGYLETLDSLGDLKQRGKIREIGLTNFDARHLEEIIARGICVASLQTQYSILDRRPQGRLAGLAKDHGIALLCYGSVAGGLLSERHLGKEAPQEPYENRSLAKYMLILEEIGGWDALQDLLEVLGEIAAARHTDVATVACAYCLQREAVRACIVGVRTVNHLAQHLALRDGLELSPGDLGRIESVRTSFAEVPGAAYELERDRDGKHNKIMKFNLNQNQP